In the genome of Hymenobacter cellulosivorans, one region contains:
- a CDS encoding PPC domain-containing DNA-binding protein yields the protein MMPSFLSLGLALAATLAAHGVSAQPAAPAPKYVKTPTGFLLVLRQGDNVLQELEQLATREKIPGASLTGLGFVHPTFGFWNQQTKTYDPKSFRDTELASLTGSIAWKDNKPALHLHGVVTDKAFAAYGGHILALEVSTGSVEVTVTVHPQRLIREVDERNGATVMSW from the coding sequence ATGATGCCTTCTTTTCTTAGCCTCGGCCTGGCCCTGGCCGCCACGCTGGCGGCTCACGGAGTGAGTGCCCAACCGGCCGCTCCGGCCCCGAAATACGTCAAGACCCCGACGGGCTTTCTGCTGGTACTGCGGCAGGGCGACAACGTGCTGCAGGAATTGGAGCAGCTGGCCACGCGGGAAAAAATTCCTGGGGCCAGCCTTACCGGCCTGGGCTTCGTGCATCCCACCTTCGGGTTTTGGAACCAGCAAACGAAAACCTACGACCCCAAATCCTTCCGCGACACGGAGCTGGCCAGCCTTACCGGCAGCATTGCCTGGAAAGACAACAAGCCGGCCCTGCACCTGCACGGCGTAGTTACCGACAAAGCCTTCGCGGCCTACGGCGGCCATATCCTGGCCCTGGAAGTGAGCACCGGCTCGGTCGAAGTGACCGTGACGGTGCACCCGCAGCGGCTGATCCGGGAAGTCGACGAGCGGAACGGGGCAACGGTGATGAGCTGGTAA
- a CDS encoding aldo/keto reductase — MADHTTSAPAKTFALGGDLTVNRMGYGAMRITGDGIWGPPQDHAESIRVLQRAVELGINFIDTADSYGPNVSEELIAEALHPYASGLIIGTKGGLLRTGPNQWPIDSSPEHLKEALEGSLQRLKLDKIDLYQLHRVDPNVPFEKTLEFLQQAQEDGLIKHIGLSEVTVEQIQQAQQYVKVVSVQNMYSVDNRKWEAELEFCEQNGLAFIPWYPLAGGNEQALSKLTQIGEKHGVSKQQVALSWLLHRSPNILLIPGTSKVKHLEENVKAADVQLSAEDMAELDNFGS; from the coding sequence ATGGCTGACCACACCACTTCTGCCCCCGCTAAAACCTTCGCCCTCGGTGGCGACCTGACCGTTAACCGCATGGGCTATGGCGCCATGCGCATCACCGGCGACGGTATCTGGGGCCCACCCCAGGACCACGCCGAATCCATCCGGGTGCTGCAGCGCGCCGTCGAGCTGGGCATCAACTTCATCGACACGGCCGACAGCTACGGTCCCAACGTGTCGGAGGAGCTGATTGCCGAGGCCTTGCACCCCTACGCATCGGGCCTGATTATCGGCACCAAGGGCGGCCTGCTACGCACCGGCCCCAACCAGTGGCCTATCGACTCCAGCCCCGAGCACCTCAAGGAGGCCCTGGAAGGCAGCCTGCAGCGCCTCAAACTAGATAAAATTGACCTCTACCAGCTGCACCGCGTCGACCCGAACGTGCCGTTTGAGAAAACCCTGGAATTCCTGCAACAGGCCCAGGAAGACGGTCTGATCAAGCACATTGGCTTGTCGGAAGTGACCGTGGAGCAGATTCAGCAGGCCCAGCAGTACGTGAAAGTGGTGTCGGTGCAGAATATGTACAGCGTCGACAACCGCAAGTGGGAAGCCGAGCTGGAATTCTGCGAGCAAAACGGTCTGGCCTTTATTCCGTGGTACCCACTGGCCGGCGGCAACGAGCAGGCCCTGAGCAAGCTCACCCAGATTGGCGAGAAGCACGGCGTAAGCAAGCAGCAAGTGGCCCTGAGCTGGCTGCTGCACCGCTCGCCCAACATCCTGCTCATTCCGGGCACCTCCAAAGTGAAGCACCTGGAGGAAAACGTGAAGGCGGCCGACGTGCAGCTCTCAGCCGAGGACATGGCCGAGCTCGACAACTTCGGCAGCTAA